In Capsicum annuum cultivar UCD-10X-F1 chromosome 7, UCD10Xv1.1, whole genome shotgun sequence, one genomic interval encodes:
- the LOC124885729 gene encoding uncharacterized transmembrane protein DDB_G0283675-like, with translation MYLTVKKIVSEWLAICPIKACSVVDVPQKIEQPHTLNDPTFQEDDSKIHEIDIDKNEISNTLNDLNSILIDMEEGEKEEKKKDKDEDEDRDKDDDKDEDAGSPDTHGSIGILIGSSSNSSTTRRFFPNGHSISKTIIENFEERQDATG, from the exons ATGTATCTGACTGTAAAAAAGATAGTGAGTGAATGGTTAGCCATTTGCCCAATAAAGGCATGCTCTGTTGTAGATGTTCCCCAAAAAATAGAGCAACCTCATACATTGAATGATCCAACTTTTCAAGAGGATGATAGTAAAATACatgagattgatattgataaaaatgaaatatCTAATACATTGAATGATCTAAATAGTATACTTATTGACATGGAGGAGGGAgagaaggaagagaaaaagaaggacaAGGACGAGGATGAGGACAGGGACAAGGATGATGATAAAGATgaggatg CTGGTTCTCCTGATACTCATGGTTCCATAGGTATCCTTATTGGGTCTAGTAGCAACTCATCAACAACTAGACG GTTTTTCCCTAATGGTCATTCTATCTCAAAGACCATCATAGAAAATTTTGAGGAACGACAAGATGCTACTGGATAA